A stretch of Paracoccus sp. N5 DNA encodes these proteins:
- the glgX gene encoding glycogen debranching protein GlgX — translation MPNLRILAGRADPLGATFDGEGVNFAVFSQHATRVTLCLFGADGRTEAHRLDLPERDGDVWHGYVPGLRPGQLYGLRADGPYAPAEGHRFNYHKLLIDPYAKRLTRHPVWHDALMGYTVGAAESDLSFDKRDSARHMPRCVVEDPAFSWGTDQPPRHDIADTVIYEAHVKGLTQAHPDVPHRGSFLGLASDPVIEHLQRLGITALELLPAQAFLNDRFLVEKGLVNYWGYQTLGFFAPDPRYLAKGQIAEFQHMVARMHAAGIEVIMDVVYNHTGEGNEMGPTLSFRGLDNRSYYRLQEDPRYYIDDTGTGNTLNVNHPMVLRMVMDSLRYWVEVMHVDGFRFDLCATLGRRARGGFDRSASFFDAIRQDPVLTRVKLIAEPWDIGPGGYQLGGFPPPFLEWNDKYRDGIRRFWRGDARQVPELADRMAGSAVQFDHSGRPATSSVNFLTAHDGFTLMDVVSYAAKHNEANGEENRDGHSENFSDNMGVEGASDDPAILEARARRRRAMLATLLLSQGTPMLLAGDELGNSQQGNNNAYCQDNAIGWVDWDAADQGFLDFTARLIAFRRAHPILRQKRFLHSRTRLVDGLPDLFWLRPDGEEMTPADWGNPELRVLCAELRIAAGTPEYAQREEAIFLVFNNGEALDLVPPDPPTGWRWRLHLDSSRPGLVPQVAGRGPMRIDGHCVLAFDLERDDD, via the coding sequence ATGCCGAACCTGCGGATCCTGGCCGGACGCGCCGACCCCTTGGGCGCGACCTTCGACGGCGAGGGCGTGAACTTCGCCGTCTTTTCGCAACATGCCACGCGGGTGACGCTGTGCCTGTTCGGCGCCGACGGCCGGACCGAGGCGCATCGGCTGGACCTGCCGGAACGCGACGGCGACGTCTGGCACGGCTATGTCCCGGGCCTGCGCCCCGGCCAGCTTTACGGGCTGCGCGCCGACGGCCCCTATGCGCCGGCCGAGGGGCACCGCTTCAACTATCACAAGCTGCTGATCGACCCCTATGCCAAGCGGCTGACCCGGCACCCGGTTTGGCACGACGCGCTGATGGGCTACACGGTCGGCGCGGCGGAAAGCGACCTCAGCTTCGACAAGCGCGATAGCGCCCGCCACATGCCGCGCTGCGTGGTCGAGGATCCGGCGTTTTCCTGGGGCACCGACCAGCCGCCGCGCCACGACATCGCCGACACCGTGATCTACGAGGCGCATGTCAAGGGCTTGACCCAGGCGCATCCCGACGTGCCCCATCGCGGCAGCTTCCTGGGCCTCGCCTCGGACCCGGTGATCGAGCATCTGCAACGCCTGGGCATCACCGCGCTGGAGCTTCTGCCGGCGCAGGCCTTCCTGAACGACCGCTTCCTGGTGGAAAAGGGGCTGGTGAACTATTGGGGCTACCAGACGCTGGGCTTCTTCGCCCCCGATCCGCGCTATCTGGCCAAGGGCCAGATCGCCGAGTTCCAGCACATGGTCGCCCGGATGCATGCCGCCGGCATCGAGGTCATCATGGATGTGGTCTATAACCACACCGGCGAGGGCAACGAGATGGGCCCGACGCTGAGCTTCCGCGGCCTCGACAACCGCAGCTATTACCGGCTGCAAGAAGATCCGCGCTATTACATCGACGACACCGGCACCGGCAACACGCTGAACGTCAACCACCCGATGGTCTTGCGCATGGTCATGGATTCCTTGCGCTATTGGGTCGAGGTCATGCATGTGGACGGCTTCCGCTTCGACCTTTGCGCGACGCTGGGCCGGCGGGCGCGGGGCGGCTTCGACCGCAGCGCCTCGTTCTTCGACGCGATCCGGCAGGATCCGGTGCTGACGCGGGTAAAGCTGATCGCCGAGCCCTGGGACATCGGGCCGGGCGGCTATCAGCTGGGCGGCTTCCCGCCGCCCTTCCTGGAGTGGAATGACAAGTATCGCGACGGCATCCGCCGCTTCTGGCGCGGCGATGCGCGGCAGGTGCCCGAGCTGGCCGACCGCATGGCGGGCTCGGCGGTGCAGTTCGACCATTCCGGGCGGCCGGCGACCAGTTCGGTGAACTTCCTGACCGCGCATGACGGCTTCACGCTGATGGATGTGGTCAGCTACGCCGCCAAGCACAACGAGGCCAATGGCGAGGAGAACCGCGACGGCCATTCCGAGAATTTCTCGGACAATATGGGCGTCGAGGGCGCGAGCGACGATCCCGCCATCCTGGAGGCCCGCGCCCGGCGGCGGCGCGCCATGCTGGCGACGCTGCTCTTGTCGCAGGGCACGCCGATGCTGCTGGCCGGCGACGAGCTCGGCAACAGCCAGCAGGGCAACAACAACGCCTATTGCCAGGACAATGCAATCGGCTGGGTCGACTGGGACGCGGCGGACCAGGGTTTCCTGGACTTCACCGCCCGGCTGATCGCCTTTCGCCGCGCCCATCCGATCCTGCGGCAGAAGCGCTTCCTGCATTCGCGCACCCGGCTGGTCGACGGCCTGCCCGACCTGTTCTGGCTGCGCCCCGATGGCGAGGAGATGACCCCCGCCGACTGGGGCAACCCCGAGCTGCGCGTGCTTTGCGCCGAGCTGCGCATCGCCGCCGGCACCCCGGAATATGCGCAACGCGAAGAGGCGATCTTCCTGGTCTTCAACAATGGCGAGGCGCTGGACCTGGTGCCGCCCGATCCCCCGACGGGCTGGCGCTGGCGGCTGCATCTGGACAGCAGCCGCCCCGGCCTGGTGCCGCAGGTGGCCGGGCGCGGGCCGATGCGCATCGACGGGCATTGCGTGCTGGCCTTCGACCTCGAGCGCGACGATGACTGA
- a CDS encoding 4-alpha-glucanotransferase, with protein MTDARLQLAARMGVLPGFHDLTGQWRETSVESAVALLAAMGLSVPSAPEAQAALEAHADLLPQDVICEAGAAPDLAPAAWQLTFEDGAQLEGGGALPALPLGIHRLQAEGRAFTLLAAPPRLPEPARRWGLVAPLYGLSASGIGSYDDLGRLAAGMAGQGAAFLGINPVHAGFPTVPWLFSPYTPSHRRRLNVIHIAAGQGTPGPLVDYARDIPARMAALRAEFAAFPGDPGFDAWQAAEGESLHRFALHQALSERFGAFWSDWPAAHVSPDTPASLAARAELAGEMRFHAWLQWRAETALAAAGRAARDAGMAHGLYLDLAVGTHPFGAETWEDRASFAFGASLGAPPDAFSADGQNWGLAPFSPLGLRAQAYAPLAQTLRRQLQFAGALRIDHILGFERAYWVPEAAPGAYVAMPRDAMLAVVRIEAARAGAVIVGEDLGNIPEGLRAALAGSGVLGCRVAMFEREGWQPPRFRPAEAYDRDAIASFSTHDLPTWRGWRQGCDIAARARLSDADPAPQLAERAEEVAGFDALLPAPDMDALHGFLARTPSRLVAVQAEVLLDLTAQPNLPGTTTEYPNWQLRLPVAAADFAALPAVARTASIMRDNGRQEGS; from the coding sequence ATGACTGACGCGCGGCTGCAACTCGCGGCCCGCATGGGCGTGCTGCCGGGCTTTCACGACCTGACCGGCCAATGGCGCGAGACCTCGGTCGAAAGCGCCGTCGCGCTGCTGGCCGCCATGGGCCTGTCGGTCCCCAGCGCGCCCGAGGCGCAGGCGGCGCTGGAGGCCCATGCCGACCTGCTGCCGCAGGACGTGATCTGCGAGGCCGGGGCGGCGCCCGACCTCGCCCCCGCCGCATGGCAGCTGACCTTCGAGGACGGCGCCCAGCTTGAAGGCGGCGGCGCCTTGCCCGCGCTGCCGCTGGGCATCCACCGCCTCCAGGCGGAGGGCCGCGCCTTCACCCTGCTGGCGGCGCCGCCGCGCCTGCCGGAACCGGCGCGGCGCTGGGGGCTGGTCGCGCCGCTTTACGGGCTCTCGGCCAGCGGCATCGGCAGCTATGACGACCTCGGCCGGCTGGCGGCCGGCATGGCGGGGCAGGGCGCGGCTTTCCTGGGCATCAACCCGGTCCATGCCGGTTTCCCGACCGTGCCCTGGCTATTCAGCCCCTATACGCCCTCGCATCGCCGGCGGCTGAACGTGATCCATATCGCGGCGGGGCAGGGCACGCCCGGTCCGTTGGTCGATTACGCCCGCGACATTCCCGCCCGCATGGCGGCGCTGCGGGCCGAGTTCGCGGCCTTCCCGGGCGATCCCGGCTTCGACGCCTGGCAGGCGGCCGAGGGCGAAAGCCTGCACCGCTTTGCCCTGCACCAGGCGCTGTCCGAGCGCTTCGGCGCCTTCTGGAGTGACTGGCCGGCGGCGCATGTCTCGCCCGACACGCCGGCCTCGCTGGCGGCGCGGGCGGAACTGGCCGGCGAGATGCGCTTTCACGCCTGGCTGCAATGGCGCGCCGAGACCGCCCTCGCGGCGGCGGGCCGGGCGGCGCGGGACGCGGGCATGGCGCATGGGCTTTATCTGGACCTCGCCGTCGGCACGCATCCCTTCGGCGCCGAGACCTGGGAGGATCGCGCCAGCTTCGCCTTCGGCGCCTCGCTCGGCGCGCCGCCGGATGCGTTTTCGGCCGATGGCCAGAACTGGGGGCTGGCGCCCTTCAGCCCGCTGGGGCTGCGCGCGCAGGCCTATGCGCCGCTGGCCCAGACGCTGCGGCGCCAGTTGCAATTCGCCGGCGCCCTGCGCATCGACCATATCCTGGGCTTCGAGCGCGCCTATTGGGTGCCCGAGGCCGCGCCCGGCGCCTATGTCGCCATGCCGCGCGACGCCATGCTGGCGGTGGTGCGCATCGAGGCCGCCCGCGCCGGGGCCGTCATCGTCGGCGAGGACCTGGGCAATATCCCCGAGGGGCTGCGCGCCGCGCTGGCCGGCTCGGGCGTGCTTGGCTGCCGCGTGGCGATGTTCGAGCGCGAGGGTTGGCAGCCGCCCCGCTTCCGCCCGGCCGAAGCCTATGACCGCGACGCCATCGCCAGCTTCTCGACCCATGACCTGCCGACCTGGCGCGGTTGGCGCCAGGGCTGCGACATCGCCGCCCGCGCCCGGCTTTCGGACGCCGACCCGGCGCCGCAACTGGCCGAGCGTGCCGAAGAGGTGGCGGGCTTCGACGCGCTGCTGCCCGCGCCGGACATGGATGCGCTGCACGGCTTCCTGGCCCGCACGCCATCGCGGCTGGTGGCGGTGCAGGCCGAGGTGCTGCTGGACCTGACCGCGCAGCCGAACCTGCCCGGCACCACGACGGAATATCCGAACTGGCAATTGCGCCTGCCGGTGGCGGCGGCGGATTTCGCCGCCTTGCCGGCCGTCGCCCGAACTGCCAGCATCATGCGCGACAACGGACGTCAGGAGGGATCATGA
- a CDS encoding alpha-D-glucose phosphate-specific phosphoglucomutase: MSVQTVPTKPIEGQKPGTSGLRKKTPVFMQPHYLENFVQAIWNGTGGAEGKTYVLGGDGRYFNDRAAQVILRMAAASGAKKVIVGQGALLSTPAASNLIRQRGADGGIIMSASHNPGGPDEDFGVKYNMANGGPAPEGVTEKIFEATKTLSEYKIFEAQDVDLSQPGTTALGGMEIEVVDPVADYAALMREIFDFAKIRALFAGGFRLRFDAMHAVTGPYAKAILEGELGAAPGSVVNAVPQPDFGGGHPDPNPIWAKPLMDEMFGPGAPDFGAASDGDGDRNMIVGRNCYVTPSDSLAVLAANATLVPAYAGGLKGVARSMPTSRALDRVAESLGIACYETPTGWKFFGNLLDAGKATLCGEESAGTGSDHVREKDGLWAVLFWLNLLAERKQPVAEIMADHWAKFGRNYYSRHDYEAVDAAAANGLVDALRARLADLPGRTVAGLRIEAADEFAYDDPVDGSRTERQGLRIMTEGGGRIVLRLSGTGTEGATLRVYLERVETDPARMQDDPQQALAAIIRLADEIAGIRARTGRAEPDVIT, from the coding sequence ATGAGCGTTCAGACAGTGCCGACCAAGCCCATCGAGGGCCAGAAGCCGGGCACCTCGGGCCTGCGCAAGAAGACCCCGGTCTTCATGCAGCCGCATTACCTGGAGAATTTCGTCCAGGCGATCTGGAACGGCACCGGCGGTGCCGAGGGCAAGACCTATGTGCTGGGCGGCGACGGCCGCTATTTCAACGACCGCGCCGCGCAGGTGATCCTGCGCATGGCGGCGGCCTCGGGGGCGAAAAAGGTGATCGTCGGGCAGGGCGCGCTGCTTTCGACCCCGGCCGCCTCGAACCTGATCCGCCAGCGTGGAGCGGACGGCGGCATCATCATGTCGGCCAGCCACAACCCCGGCGGCCCGGACGAGGATTTCGGCGTCAAATACAACATGGCGAACGGCGGCCCCGCGCCCGAGGGCGTGACCGAGAAGATCTTCGAGGCGACGAAGACGCTGAGCGAATACAAGATCTTCGAGGCGCAGGACGTGGACCTGTCGCAACCCGGCACGACCGCGCTGGGCGGGATGGAGATCGAGGTGGTCGACCCGGTCGCCGATTACGCCGCGCTGATGCGCGAGATCTTCGACTTCGCCAAGATCCGGGCGCTGTTCGCCGGCGGCTTCCGGCTGCGGTTCGACGCCATGCATGCCGTGACCGGCCCCTATGCCAAGGCGATCCTGGAGGGGGAACTGGGCGCGGCGCCGGGCTCGGTGGTGAATGCGGTGCCGCAGCCCGATTTCGGCGGCGGCCATCCCGACCCGAACCCGATCTGGGCCAAGCCGCTGATGGACGAGATGTTCGGGCCGGGCGCGCCCGATTTCGGCGCTGCCTCGGACGGCGATGGCGACCGCAACATGATCGTTGGCCGGAACTGCTATGTCACGCCCTCGGACAGCCTGGCGGTGCTGGCGGCGAATGCGACGCTGGTCCCGGCCTATGCCGGCGGGCTGAAGGGCGTGGCGCGGTCGATGCCGACCTCGCGCGCGCTGGACCGGGTGGCCGAATCCCTGGGCATCGCCTGCTACGAGACGCCGACCGGCTGGAAGTTCTTCGGCAACCTGCTGGATGCCGGCAAGGCGACGCTCTGCGGCGAGGAAAGCGCCGGCACCGGCTCGGACCATGTGCGGGAAAAGGACGGGCTCTGGGCGGTGCTGTTCTGGCTGAACCTGCTGGCCGAGCGCAAGCAGCCGGTGGCCGAGATCATGGCCGACCATTGGGCGAAATTCGGCCGCAACTACTATTCCCGCCACGATTACGAGGCAGTGGATGCGGCGGCCGCGAACGGGCTGGTCGATGCCTTGCGCGCGCGCCTGGCCGATCTGCCCGGCCGGACCGTCGCGGGCCTGCGCATCGAGGCGGCGGACGAATTCGCCTATGACGACCCGGTCGATGGCTCGCGCACCGAGCGCCAGGGCCTGCGCATCATGACCGAGGGCGGTGGCCGCATCGTGCTGCGCCTGTCCGGCACCGGCACCGAGGGCGCGACCCTGCGCGTCTATCTGGAGCGGGTCGAGACCGACCCGGCCCGGATGCAGGACGACCCGCAGCAGGCGCTGGCGGCGATCATCCGGCTGGCCGACGAGATTGCAGGCATCCGCGCCCGCACCGGCCGGGCCGAGCCCGACGTCATCACCTGA
- a CDS encoding carboxymuconolactone decarboxylase family protein — MVYQAKIDDMRAELRVMNKAIPDAMKGFGALSKAVHDSGALEVKVKEMIAVGMAVVQRCEPCILFHVEALMKAGATREEFSDVIAMAVQMSGGPGVMYAAHALACWDELAAG; from the coding sequence ATGGTCTACCAGGCCAAAATCGACGATATGCGCGCCGAATTGCGGGTGATGAACAAGGCGATTCCCGATGCCATGAAGGGCTTCGGCGCCCTGTCGAAAGCCGTCCACGACAGCGGCGCGCTGGAGGTCAAGGTCAAGGAGATGATCGCGGTCGGCATGGCCGTGGTGCAGCGCTGCGAACCCTGCATCCTGTTCCATGTCGAGGCGCTGATGAAGGCCGGCGCCACGCGCGAGGAGTTTTCCGACGTGATCGCCATGGCCGTGCAGATGAGCGGCGGGCCGGGCGTCATGTATGCCGCCCATGCCCTGGCCTGCTGGGACGAGCTGGCGGCGGGGTGA